A window from Intestinimonas massiliensis (ex Afouda et al. 2020) encodes these proteins:
- a CDS encoding recombinase family protein, whose amino-acid sequence MRNEKITPLYERLSRDDELQGESNSISNQKQMLEDFARRNGLPNPTHFTDDGISGTRFDRPGFLAMMEEVEAGRVEAIVIKDMSRLGRDYLKVGQVMEILRQRGVRLIAINDGVDSLKGDDDFTPFRNIMNEFYARDTSRKIRSVFKSKGMSGKHLTGTVIYGYLWDEKREHWLVDEEATEVVRRIFSLTLEGYGPYQIACKLSADRIEIPVVHLARFNEGVNRSKPVKDPYGWGSSTIVNILKKREYLGHTINFKTRKHFKDKKSHYVSEDEWTIFENTHEAIIDQQTFDLAQKIRSNVRRYPNGWGEAAPLTGLLYCADCGGKMYVHRINNGRRISQYTCSNYTKVPCGTLCPTQHRINESAVLTLVSDTLRAIAEYSRNDRTEFIHTVQETQVAQQSADISKKRRRLAAAQKRTGELEKLICKIYEDNALGKLSDARYRALDAQYAKEQDALEIEIAELEKAVTGYEQSQKSAEKFIALIDKYENFDTLTNTMLNEFVEKILVHERARKGSQDTTQEIEIYFNFLGRYIPPSLQPVPLTPEEQEELQKKEERKDRLHQNYLKRKASGAQKQYEDKIKAKKKAEMDAKKALIRAEDMKKGVFSTVGQLPKEEPRKGSIAASAAV is encoded by the coding sequence ATGAGAAATGAAAAAATTACCCCACTGTACGAGCGCCTGAGCCGGGACGATGAGTTACAGGGCGAGAGCAATTCCATATCCAACCAAAAGCAGATGTTAGAGGATTTTGCCCGCCGGAATGGGCTGCCCAACCCTACGCACTTTACCGATGATGGTATCTCAGGCACCCGTTTTGACCGCCCCGGATTTTTGGCGATGATGGAGGAAGTGGAGGCAGGGCGTGTAGAGGCAATCGTCATCAAGGACATGAGCCGGTTAGGGCGTGACTATCTGAAAGTCGGCCAGGTCATGGAGATTTTGCGGCAGCGCGGCGTACGGTTAATTGCCATCAACGATGGCGTGGACAGTCTGAAAGGCGACGATGATTTTACGCCCTTCCGCAATATCATGAATGAGTTTTACGCCCGCGACACCAGCCGGAAAATCCGATCTGTGTTTAAGTCAAAAGGCATGAGCGGTAAGCACCTGACAGGCACCGTGATTTACGGCTACTTGTGGGATGAAAAGCGGGAACATTGGCTGGTAGATGAGGAAGCCACCGAAGTGGTACGCCGTATCTTTTCCCTCACGCTGGAGGGATATGGGCCTTATCAGATCGCTTGCAAGTTGTCCGCAGACCGGATTGAAATTCCTGTCGTACACCTTGCCCGATTCAACGAAGGTGTGAACCGTTCAAAGCCGGTCAAAGACCCCTATGGATGGGGATCATCTACCATCGTGAACATTTTGAAAAAACGAGAGTATTTAGGGCATACCATCAATTTCAAGACCCGCAAGCACTTTAAGGACAAGAAAAGCCACTATGTTTCTGAGGATGAATGGACGATCTTTGAGAATACCCATGAAGCCATTATCGACCAGCAGACCTTTGATTTGGCGCAGAAAATCCGCAGCAATGTACGGCGTTATCCAAACGGCTGGGGCGAAGCGGCTCCCCTCACAGGTTTGCTCTATTGTGCCGATTGTGGCGGCAAGATGTATGTCCACCGCATCAACAATGGCAGGCGGATTTCTCAATATACCTGTTCCAATTATACCAAAGTTCCGTGTGGGACACTATGCCCTACACAACACCGTATCAATGAGAGTGCTGTTCTGACATTGGTTTCTGACACGCTCCGGGCTATCGCTGAATATTCCAGAAATGACCGGACGGAATTTATTCACACCGTTCAGGAAACGCAGGTTGCTCAACAGAGTGCCGATATATCGAAAAAGCGCAGGCGTCTGGCTGCTGCTCAAAAGAGAACCGGAGAACTGGAAAAACTGATTTGCAAAATCTATGAGGACAATGCCCTCGGCAAGCTGTCGGATGCACGATATAGGGCGCTTGATGCACAGTATGCCAAAGAGCAGGACGCACTTGAGATTGAAATTGCGGAGCTGGAAAAGGCTGTTACCGGCTATGAGCAGAGCCAGAAATCCGCAGAGAAATTTATAGCCCTGATTGATAAGTATGAGAATTTTGACACGCTGACAAACACCATGCTCAACGAGTTTGTAGAGAAAATCCTTGTCCACGAACGCGCCCGAAAAGGCAGCCAGGACACCACGCAGGAAATTGAAATCTACTTCAATTTTTTAGGACGCTATATCCCACCATCCTTACAGCCGGTTCCTTTAACCCCGGAGGAACAGGAAGAACTGCAGAAAAAAGAAGAACGCAAGGACAGGCTTCATCAGAATTATTTGAAGCGGAAAGCCAGCGGCGCACAGAAACAGTATGAGGACAAAATCAAGGCGAAGAAAAAAGCGGAAATGGACGCTAAGAAAGCCCTGATCCGGGCTGAGGATATGAAAAAAGGCGTTTTTTCTACTGTCGGACAGCTGCCGAAAGAAGAACCACGCAAAGGCAGCATAGCAGCCAGCGCAGCAGTCTAA
- a CDS encoding TnpV protein, with product MSKLTYIRCGDYDIPNLKLSEQPETSIGKYGRMRKSYLKEHRPILYNHLLMSEKLYPHLLEIERTAQGRVETMLPHMMEVAGVTEELKACDPMRWMGLMNTLKAQAEEIILAELIND from the coding sequence ATGAGTAAGTTGACTTACATTCGTTGTGGAGATTATGATATACCCAACCTAAAACTTTCTGAACAGCCGGAAACTTCTATCGGCAAGTACGGCAGAATGCGAAAATCCTACCTAAAGGAACATCGCCCCATTCTCTACAACCATCTGCTGATGAGCGAGAAGCTGTATCCACACCTGTTAGAGATTGAGCGGACAGCACAGGGGCGTGTGGAAACCATGTTGCCTCACATGATGGAAGTTGCGGGTGTCACGGAGGAACTGAAAGCCTGTGACCCTATGCGCTGGATGGGGCTGATGAACACGCTGAAAGCGCAGGCAGAAGAAATCATATTAGCAGAATTGATTAACGACTGA
- a CDS encoding helix-turn-helix transcriptional regulator has translation MQTDSTQAAHELGDASFYLHDYHFRQDNHNGICTLQPQNRQGYGNIYQVQPTDGLFLSTGSWIPYASMERKYEINQKLVKIYYLESGGVTLIQNGRKAQPITEGIHLYLNKPSQGRVLYQPNIPISYASVLLFEDYIEKNLQDRFTPDDFDYAEVYDWKAFDYNTPEIGTLFLQIRDKLIAGETSRLYYESKVGELLSIVAGNFHKQRQEIASKHQSLSKQEKKALESVRLAIEQNILNPPELSQLCKIAAMGQTKLRESFKAMYGVPIGAYIRQAKMRYALLLMSKPNLTIGNIAEHLGYANASKFAATFRKVYGKSPEEYRNQKR, from the coding sequence ATGCAGACCGATTCTACACAGGCCGCGCACGAATTAGGGGATGCTTCTTTTTATCTGCATGATTATCATTTTCGACAGGATAATCATAATGGAATCTGCACCTTGCAGCCGCAAAACAGACAAGGCTATGGAAATATCTATCAGGTTCAACCGACAGATGGATTATTCCTGTCAACCGGAAGCTGGATACCATACGCCTCAATGGAACGCAAATATGAGATCAATCAAAAGCTGGTGAAAATTTATTATTTGGAATCCGGCGGTGTTACCCTGATCCAGAATGGGCGGAAAGCCCAACCTATCACAGAGGGAATCCACCTTTATCTAAATAAGCCGTCACAGGGGCGAGTATTATATCAACCCAATATACCAATCAGCTATGCGTCAGTTTTGCTGTTTGAAGATTACATAGAGAAAAATCTGCAAGACCGTTTTACCCCGGACGATTTTGACTATGCAGAGGTTTATGATTGGAAAGCTTTTGATTATAATACCCCGGAAATTGGAACCCTGTTTTTGCAGATACGGGATAAACTGATTGCTGGCGAAACCTCCCGTCTTTACTACGAAAGCAAAGTAGGTGAACTGCTTTCTATTGTGGCAGGCAACTTTCATAAACAGCGACAGGAGATAGCATCTAAACACCAGTCTCTTTCCAAACAAGAGAAAAAGGCGCTGGAATCTGTACGTCTGGCTATTGAACAGAATATTTTAAACCCACCAGAACTCTCGCAGCTTTGCAAAATAGCAGCAATGGGGCAGACCAAACTTCGAGAATCATTCAAAGCCATGTATGGTGTTCCTATTGGGGCTTATATCCGACAGGCAAAAATGCGGTATGCGCTTTTATTGATGTCAAAACCGAATTTGACAATCGGCAATATTGCAGAGCATTTGGGCTATGCCAATGCAAGTAAATTTGCGGCCACTTTCCGTAAAGTTTATGGAAAATCCCCAGAAGAATATAGGAATCAAAAAAGATGA
- a CDS encoding MptD family putative ECF transporter S component, which yields MSNSQQMKKGLSVRDLITTGILAALYMVCAMIGEAIFGFFPVLTFLCPLSIALLCGPVYMLILAKVPKHGPIIVTGILVGGVLFVLGMYWSMCLAYCILGVVADLLAGSGNFRNKGRNLLSYMIFVLSPVFSYGMLWFDRDAYVQYLVEKGTEQTYMDTMVSTAQNWMLPAMIIGVLICAAISGLVGQKLLKKHFEKAGVV from the coding sequence ATGTCTAATTCACAACAAATGAAAAAAGGGCTGTCTGTGCGTGATTTGATTACCACCGGCATCCTTGCTGCTTTGTACATGGTATGCGCCATGATTGGCGAGGCTATCTTTGGGTTCTTCCCTGTACTGACTTTCCTTTGCCCGCTGTCTATTGCGCTGCTGTGCGGCCCGGTTTATATGCTGATACTGGCGAAGGTGCCGAAGCATGGCCCAATCATTGTCACCGGTATTTTGGTAGGAGGTGTACTGTTCGTACTCGGTATGTACTGGTCTATGTGTTTGGCATATTGTATTCTCGGCGTTGTGGCCGATCTGCTGGCCGGTTCCGGGAACTTTAGAAACAAAGGGCGTAACCTGTTGTCCTACATGATTTTTGTTCTCAGCCCAGTTTTCTCCTACGGTATGCTTTGGTTTGACCGCGACGCCTATGTGCAATATTTGGTAGAAAAGGGAACAGAACAGACCTATATGGACACAATGGTTTCAACCGCGCAAAACTGGATGCTCCCGGCAATGATTATCGGCGTGTTGATCTGTGCTGCTATCAGCGGTCTTGTAGGCCAG